A region of Aliivibrio fischeri DNA encodes the following proteins:
- the argR gene encoding transcriptional regulator ArgR, whose product MRNNEKQELLVKEFKAILKAERFGSQGEIVDALRQSGFDNINQSKVSRMLTKFGAVRTRNAKMEMVYCLPVELGVPTVSSSLRELVMDIDYNNALVVIHTGPGAAQLIARLLDSLGKAEGILGVVAGDDTIFITPTRNIEVAELFDSVCDLFEYSV is encoded by the coding sequence ATGCGAAATAATGAAAAACAAGAACTACTAGTTAAAGAGTTTAAAGCCATTCTTAAAGCTGAACGATTTGGCTCCCAAGGTGAAATCGTTGATGCTCTTCGTCAATCTGGCTTTGATAACATCAACCAATCTAAAGTTTCACGAATGCTGACTAAGTTTGGTGCCGTTCGTACACGCAATGCAAAAATGGAAATGGTGTACTGCCTACCCGTTGAACTTGGTGTTCCTACTGTTTCAAGCTCATTACGTGAACTCGTTATGGATATTGATTACAACAACGCATTAGTTGTTATTCATACCGGTCCTGGAGCTGCGCAGCTAATTGCCCGCCTACTAGATTCTTTAGGTAAAGCAGAAGGTATCTTAGGTGTTGTCGCGGGTGACGATACTATCTTTATTACACCAACTCGTAATATTGAAGTTGCTGAACTGTTTGATTCAGTTTGCGACTTGTTTGAATACTCAGTTTAA
- the mdh gene encoding malate dehydrogenase encodes MKVAVIGAAGGIGQALALLLKNRLPAGSDLALYDIAPVTPGVAADLSHIPTPVSIKGYCGEDPTPALEGADVVLISAGVARKPGMDRSDLFNINAGIVKSLTEKIAVTCPKACIGIITNPVNTTVAIAAEVLKKAGVYDKNKLFGVTTLDVIRSETFVAELKDKDPGEIRVPVIGGHSGVTILPLLSQVQGVEFTAEEVAALTPRIQNAGTEVVEAKAGGGSATLSMGQAACRFGLSLVKALSGEEGVVECAYVEGNGGHARFFAQPILLGKNGVEEIQSYGELSAFEQEALESMLDTLRGDIKIGEEFVQ; translated from the coding sequence ATGAAAGTAGCTGTTATTGGTGCCGCTGGCGGCATTGGACAAGCGTTAGCATTACTTCTTAAGAACCGTTTACCAGCAGGGTCAGATCTAGCTTTATATGATATTGCTCCAGTAACTCCAGGTGTTGCTGCGGATCTAAGCCATATTCCAACACCAGTATCAATCAAAGGATATTGCGGAGAAGATCCAACACCAGCATTAGAAGGTGCAGATGTTGTACTTATTTCTGCAGGTGTTGCTCGTAAACCTGGAATGGATCGTTCTGATCTTTTTAATATCAATGCAGGTATTGTTAAATCGTTAACTGAAAAGATTGCGGTAACTTGTCCTAAAGCGTGTATTGGTATTATTACAAACCCTGTAAATACTACGGTAGCAATTGCTGCAGAAGTATTAAAAAAAGCAGGTGTGTATGACAAAAATAAATTATTTGGTGTAACCACGCTGGATGTGATCCGTTCAGAGACTTTCGTGGCTGAATTAAAAGATAAAGATCCAGGTGAGATCCGTGTTCCTGTTATTGGTGGTCACTCTGGTGTCACAATCCTTCCTTTATTATCTCAAGTTCAAGGTGTTGAGTTTACAGCTGAAGAAGTGGCTGCATTGACTCCTCGCATTCAAAACGCGGGTACAGAAGTGGTTGAAGCAAAAGCGGGTGGCGGCTCAGCAACGTTGTCTATGGGTCAAGCGGCATGTCGTTTTGGTCTATCACTAGTAAAAGCACTGAGTGGTGAAGAAGGCGTTGTTGAATGTGCTTATGTTGAAGGTAACGGTGGACATGCTCGTTTCTTCGCACAACCAATTCTACTTGGCAAAAATGGGGTTGAAGAAATTCAATCTTATGGTGAGTTAAGTGCATTTGAACAAGAAGCGCTAGAAAGTATGCTAGATACGCTAAGAGGCGATATCAAAATTGGCGAAGAGTTTGTTCAATAA
- the ispB gene encoding octaprenyl diphosphate synthase, producing MDFKAIQALTADDMAIVNETILAQLNSDVALINQLGFYIVSGGGKRLRPVLAILSAKALGYEGKDHTMAAAFIEFIHTATLLHDDVVDESDMRRGKATANAEFGNAASVLVGDFIYTRSFQMMTSLGSIKILSLMSEAVNVIAEGEVLQLMNCNDPNTTEESYMQVIYSKTARLFEAATQIGAILNDAPQEIETALQNYGKYLGTAFQLIDDVMDYTSDGEDMGKNVGDDLAEGKPTLPLLHAMMHGNEEQNAMIREAIENGNGLDKLEPILACMKEVGSLEYTKQKADEEADKAIAELAILPESDYKEALKALAHLAVKRSK from the coding sequence ATGGATTTTAAAGCTATTCAAGCCCTAACGGCTGATGACATGGCAATCGTCAATGAGACCATATTAGCCCAACTCAACTCAGATGTTGCGTTAATCAACCAACTTGGTTTTTACATTGTAAGCGGCGGTGGAAAACGTCTACGCCCAGTTCTTGCTATTTTATCTGCCAAAGCACTTGGATACGAAGGTAAAGACCATACAATGGCTGCAGCTTTCATTGAGTTTATTCATACCGCAACCCTGTTGCATGATGACGTTGTTGATGAATCAGACATGCGCCGTGGTAAAGCAACAGCAAATGCAGAGTTCGGAAATGCAGCAAGTGTACTTGTTGGTGATTTCATCTATACCCGCTCTTTCCAAATGATGACAAGCTTAGGATCCATAAAGATCCTTAGTTTAATGAGTGAAGCCGTAAATGTGATCGCCGAAGGTGAAGTTCTTCAATTAATGAACTGTAACGATCCTAATACGACTGAAGAAAGTTATATGCAAGTGATCTACTCTAAAACAGCTCGTTTATTTGAAGCCGCAACGCAGATCGGTGCGATCCTAAACGATGCCCCACAAGAAATTGAAACGGCATTACAGAATTACGGAAAGTATTTAGGTACCGCCTTCCAACTTATTGATGATGTCATGGATTACACCTCAGATGGTGAAGACATGGGTAAAAATGTTGGCGATGACCTTGCTGAAGGTAAACCAACTCTTCCTCTATTACATGCAATGATGCACGGAAATGAAGAACAAAATGCAATGATCCGTGAAGCAATCGAAAATGGTAATGGTTTAGATAAACTTGAGCCGATCCTTGCTTGTATGAAAGAAGTTGGCTCTTTAGAGTACACAAAACAAAAAGCAGATGAAGAAGCAGATAAAGCGATTGCTGAATTAGCCATTCTTCCTGAATCAGATTATAAAGAAGCACTGAAAGCATTAGCGCACCTAGCCGTTAAACGTAGTAAATAA
- the rplU gene encoding 50S ribosomal protein L21 gives MYAVFQSGGKQHRVSEGQTLRLEKLDVETGATVEFDNVLMIANGEEITVGAPLVAGGKVTAEVVQHGRGDKVKIVKFRRRKHSRKQQGHRQWFTEVKITGISA, from the coding sequence ATGTACGCTGTTTTCCAATCTGGTGGTAAACAACACCGTGTAAGCGAAGGTCAAACTCTTCGTTTGGAAAAATTAGACGTTGAGACTGGCGCAACAGTTGAGTTCGACAACGTTCTTATGATTGCTAACGGTGAAGAAATCACTGTTGGTGCACCTCTAGTAGCTGGCGGTAAAGTAACTGCGGAAGTAGTTCAGCACGGTCGTGGCGATAAAGTTAAAATCGTTAAGTTCCGTCGTCGTAAGCATTCTCGTAAGCAACAGGGCCACCGTCAATGGTTCACTGAAGTCAAAATTACTGGCATCAGCGCTTAA
- the rpmA gene encoding 50S ribosomal protein L27, which produces MAHKKAGGSTRNGRDSESKRLGVKRFGGESVLAGNIIVRQRGTKFHAGTNVGIGKDHTLFALSEGKVKFEVKGPKNRKFVSIEAE; this is translated from the coding sequence ATGGCACATAAAAAAGCTGGCGGTTCTACACGTAACGGCCGTGATTCAGAAAGTAAACGTCTTGGTGTTAAGCGTTTCGGTGGCGAATCTGTTCTTGCAGGTAACATCATCGTTCGTCAACGTGGTACTAAATTCCACGCTGGTACTAACGTAGGCATCGGTAAAGACCACACTCTTTTCGCTCTATCTGAAGGTAAAGTGAAATTTGAAGTTAAAGGTCCTAAAAACCGTAAATTCGTTTCTATCGAAGCTGAATAA
- the cgtA gene encoding Obg family GTPase CgtA encodes MKFVDEATIKVDAGDGGNGVVSFWREKFVAKGGPDGGDGGDGGDVYLEADENLNTLIDYRFNRFYNAERGKNGSGGNCTGKRGEDITLKVPVGTRAIDIDTGEKVAELMTHGMKQMVAKGGWHGLGNTRFKSSVNRAPRQKTLGTKGEVRELRLELLLLADVGMLGLPNAGKSTFIRAVSAAKPKVADYPFTTLIPSLGVVRARGNKSFVVADIPGLIEGAADGAGLGVRFLKHLERCRVLLHVIDILPIDGSDPVQNALTIIDELEQYSEKVASKPRWLLFNKTDLLLEEEADEKINEILEALAWEDRYFKIAAVSRTGTQELCDELADFMDTLPKEIQTEEEKAANKVDFMWDDYHKDAMSGKDVVTEDDWDDWDDEEDDGHVIYVRD; translated from the coding sequence ATGAAATTCGTTGATGAAGCGACAATTAAAGTAGATGCAGGCGACGGCGGTAACGGCGTTGTTAGTTTTTGGCGTGAAAAATTCGTAGCCAAAGGTGGCCCTGATGGCGGTGATGGCGGTGATGGCGGCGACGTTTATCTAGAAGCTGATGAAAACCTTAATACATTAATCGATTACCGTTTTAATCGTTTTTATAACGCTGAGCGTGGTAAAAATGGTAGTGGTGGTAACTGTACAGGTAAACGTGGCGAAGATATTACGCTTAAAGTACCTGTAGGCACACGTGCGATTGATATTGATACAGGTGAGAAAGTTGCAGAACTAATGACTCACGGTATGAAGCAAATGGTAGCAAAAGGTGGTTGGCACGGTCTAGGTAACACGCGTTTTAAATCATCTGTAAACCGTGCCCCACGTCAAAAGACATTAGGAACAAAAGGTGAGGTTCGTGAACTTCGTCTAGAGCTTCTTCTTCTTGCTGATGTTGGTATGCTTGGTCTACCAAATGCGGGTAAATCTACATTTATTCGTGCGGTATCTGCTGCAAAACCAAAAGTAGCGGATTACCCATTCACAACGTTAATTCCTAGTCTAGGTGTTGTGCGTGCTCGTGGTAATAAGAGTTTCGTTGTTGCAGATATCCCTGGTCTAATTGAAGGTGCTGCTGACGGTGCTGGTCTGGGTGTTCGTTTCTTAAAACACCTTGAGCGTTGTCGTGTATTGCTTCATGTAATTGATATTCTTCCAATTGATGGAAGTGATCCTGTACAAAATGCATTAACTATCATTGATGAGTTAGAGCAGTACAGTGAGAAAGTAGCAAGCAAACCACGCTGGTTATTATTCAATAAAACAGACCTTCTATTAGAAGAAGAAGCTGACGAGAAGATCAATGAGATCCTAGAAGCATTAGCTTGGGAAGATCGTTACTTTAAGATTGCTGCTGTAAGTCGCACTGGTACTCAAGAATTGTGTGATGAATTAGCTGATTTCATGGATACATTACCAAAAGAAATCCAAACAGAAGAAGAAAAAGCAGCGAACAAAGTTGACTTCATGTGGGATGATTACCACAAAGATGCAATGTCTGGTAAAGACGTTGTTACTGAAGACGACTGGGATGATTGGGACGATGAAGAAGATGATGGCCACGTTATCTACGTTCGTGACTAA
- a CDS encoding threonine/serine exporter family protein, whose amino-acid sequence MDSLSLSSGLALFIALLNDMFFAMIPAVGFALVFNVPVKALKYCAIGGAIGHGSRFLLLHFGVPLEWATLCAATTVGMIGVHWSHRFLAHPKVFTVAALIPMVPGVFAFKAMIAVVEINHLGYSPELWAMMIDNLIKTLFTVAALAIGLAMPGLLFYRRKSIV is encoded by the coding sequence ATGGATAGTTTGTCTTTAAGTAGTGGATTGGCGTTATTTATCGCATTATTAAATGATATGTTTTTTGCCATGATCCCTGCGGTTGGTTTTGCCTTGGTATTTAACGTGCCTGTTAAAGCATTAAAATATTGTGCGATCGGTGGTGCGATTGGGCATGGTAGTCGTTTTTTATTATTACACTTTGGTGTGCCGCTGGAGTGGGCAACACTATGTGCAGCCACAACCGTCGGTATGATTGGTGTTCATTGGTCGCACCGATTTTTAGCGCACCCAAAAGTATTTACAGTTGCAGCATTAATTCCAATGGTACCCGGTGTTTTTGCTTTTAAAGCCATGATTGCTGTTGTTGAAATAAATCACCTTGGGTATTCCCCTGAATTATGGGCAATGATGATTGATAATTTAATTAAGACCTTATTTACGGTTGCCGCATTGGCAATTGGCCTTGCTATGCCCGGGTTACTGTTTTACCGTAGAAAGTCGATTGTTTAA
- the folA gene encoding type 3 dihydrofolate reductase, which translates to MKISMIAAMAKNRIIGIDNQMPWHLPADFAWFKKCTMGKPIVMGRKTYESIGRPLPGRLNIVLSRDANLQIDGVTCVTSIEEAKQAAGDIEELMIIGGGSIYQACLSDADKLYLTFIDADINGDTQFPDWGEGWNQTHSETYSKDEKNQYDMEFVVLER; encoded by the coding sequence GTGAAAATTAGCATGATAGCCGCAATGGCAAAGAATCGTATTATTGGTATTGATAATCAGATGCCATGGCATTTACCCGCTGATTTCGCTTGGTTTAAAAAATGCACTATGGGTAAACCTATTGTCATGGGGCGTAAGACTTATGAATCTATTGGTCGTCCATTACCGGGCCGATTGAATATCGTATTAAGCCGTGATGCTAATTTACAAATAGACGGAGTGACTTGTGTTACTTCGATTGAAGAAGCGAAACAAGCTGCAGGTGATATTGAAGAACTTATGATTATTGGTGGTGGCTCAATTTACCAAGCGTGTCTTTCTGATGCAGATAAGTTATACCTGACTTTTATTGATGCTGACATCAATGGCGATACTCAATTCCCTGATTGGGGTGAGGGTTGGAATCAGACTCATTCTGAAACGTATTCGAAAGATGAAAAGAATCAGTATGATATGGAGTTTGTGGTTCTTGAGAGATAA
- the rsmA gene encoding 16S rRNA (adenine(1518)-N(6)/adenine(1519)-N(6))-dimethyltransferase RsmA translates to MSTRNDVHLGHKARKRFGQNFLNDPYVIDGIVSAINPLPGQNLVEIGPGLGAITEPVGREVDKFTVIELDRDLAERLRNHPELGSKLTIHEGDAMRFDFTQLIKENNKLRIFGNLPYNISTPLMFHLFEFHKDVQDMHFMLQKEVVNRLAAGPGTKAYGRLTVMAQYFCKVMPVLEVPPTAFVPPPKVDSAVVRLVPYETLPYPATNLKWLDRVCREGFNQRRKTVRNCYKALLTKEQLEELGINPSMRPENLTLEQFINMANWLDANHSAE, encoded by the coding sequence ATGAGTACAAGAAATGATGTCCATTTAGGCCATAAAGCAAGAAAACGCTTTGGTCAAAACTTCTTAAATGACCCTTATGTGATCGATGGAATCGTATCTGCAATCAACCCTCTACCAGGCCAAAACCTTGTAGAAATTGGTCCAGGTCTTGGTGCTATCACTGAGCCGGTTGGACGTGAAGTAGATAAATTTACGGTTATTGAACTTGACCGTGACTTAGCTGAACGTTTACGTAACCACCCTGAATTGGGCAGTAAGCTAACAATTCATGAAGGCGATGCAATGCGCTTTGACTTCACTCAGCTAATCAAAGAAAACAATAAACTGCGTATTTTTGGTAACCTACCATACAATATTTCTACGCCGTTAATGTTCCACCTTTTTGAATTCCATAAAGACGTACAAGACATGCACTTTATGCTACAAAAAGAAGTGGTTAATCGTCTAGCTGCTGGTCCTGGTACAAAAGCATATGGTCGTTTAACGGTTATGGCTCAATACTTCTGTAAGGTTATGCCTGTACTAGAAGTGCCACCAACAGCATTTGTTCCGCCACCGAAGGTTGATTCTGCGGTTGTTCGTCTTGTTCCTTACGAAACGCTGCCTTACCCAGCAACAAACTTAAAATGGCTAGACCGTGTATGTCGTGAAGGCTTTAACCAACGTCGTAAGACAGTCCGTAACTGTTATAAAGCATTGCTAACTAAAGAGCAGTTGGAAGAATTAGGTATTAATCCTTCTATGCGCCCTGAAAACCTAACATTAGAACAGTTTATTAATATGGCGAACTGGTTAGATGCAAATCATAGTGCAGAGTAA
- the pdxA gene encoding 4-hydroxythreonine-4-phosphate dehydrogenase PdxA — MNNIKRIAITPGEPSGIGPDLVIAIAQQDWPHQLVICGSKQVLAERAAQLGIQIQIEDYNAQLAATSHKAGTLLVEDIELGSSVIAGELNEANGHYVLETLRRAAQGNMDGEFDAVVTGPVHKGVINRAGVAFSGHTEFFAEQSNTQQVVMMLATEGLRVALVTTHIPLAYVSKAITADRLKQVTRILHQDLITKFGIANPSIFVCGLNPHAGEDGCLGLEEIDIIAPALNELREQEGMNLIGPLPADTLFQDKYLQEADAVLAMYHDQGLPVLKFKGFGKSVNITLGLPFIRTSVDHGTALELAGTGKADAGSFITALTHAIELVENK; from the coding sequence ATGAATAATATTAAACGCATTGCGATCACTCCCGGCGAACCATCGGGTATTGGCCCAGATCTTGTTATTGCTATTGCTCAACAAGACTGGCCTCATCAACTTGTCATTTGTGGTAGCAAACAAGTTTTAGCAGAAAGAGCTGCGCAACTTGGTATTCAAATCCAAATTGAAGATTATAACGCTCAATTAGCAGCCACTAGTCATAAAGCGGGCACACTACTCGTAGAAGATATCGAGTTAGGCTCTAGCGTTATTGCCGGTGAATTAAATGAAGCAAATGGGCACTATGTTCTTGAAACATTGCGTCGTGCTGCACAAGGTAATATGGATGGTGAATTTGATGCCGTCGTCACAGGCCCTGTGCACAAAGGGGTAATCAACCGAGCAGGTGTCGCTTTTAGTGGCCATACTGAATTTTTTGCTGAACAATCAAATACACAACAAGTTGTGATGATGCTTGCGACTGAAGGGCTAAGAGTTGCATTAGTAACGACTCACATCCCACTCGCATATGTATCAAAAGCAATTACAGCGGATCGCTTAAAGCAAGTTACCCGTATTTTGCACCAAGATTTAATAACCAAGTTTGGAATTGCTAACCCATCTATTTTTGTTTGCGGATTAAATCCTCACGCAGGCGAAGATGGCTGTCTTGGTCTCGAAGAAATTGATATCATAGCACCAGCATTAAATGAATTACGTGAGCAAGAAGGAATGAACTTAATCGGTCCATTACCTGCTGATACGTTATTTCAAGATAAATACTTACAAGAAGCAGACGCGGTACTGGCTATGTATCACGATCAAGGTCTTCCTGTGCTAAAATTTAAAGGCTTCGGAAAATCCGTAAACATCACGTTAGGTTTACCGTTTATCCGTACGTCCGTAGACCATGGTACTGCATTGGAATTAGCAGGTACTGGAAAAGCAGATGCAGGAAGCTTTATTACCGCACTTACCCATGCAATAGAACTGGTAGAAAATAAATGA
- the lptD gene encoding LPS assembly protein LptD — protein MSFTSRSLLASFTGCLLYGTPAIADNGSEPVSPENGIVFPLQTDAVNSCEVPDKKSKEEEDQQPVLIQADSVEASNNSKAVYKGNVHIIKGRQEIKADSITLHQQENIAIAEGNVDYSSMEMRTTSDKVTTNLSTEDTTMVNTAYKMSCQPIRGQAGRVLKTGQEIYQLEDASFTTCPADDNSWRFKASDIELDQSDEWATFYNARFEVLDVPIFYLPYVTVPVGDTRKTGVLIPSIGLDSKNGFELSVPIYWNIAPNYDATTTINYMERRGTQLEAEFRYLTELGKGTVDVEYLNEDAKFKDKGSRWGVSWDHSGIYQQHWKFDVEYSKVSDIDYFQDLNSSIGTRDEGQLQQSGEVSYRSQDWDMTMRVRDFQVLVDDSFPYRLMPQVEFNYYAPQFYKELDFTLHSHASKFTTEDPSKPSATRVHLEPKLSLPLSSTWWSLTPEASLLYTYYSQEFDDKYAALSDLAEQTERTIPEVRINGAIYLDSTHKFLGEYLQTLEPKVQYLYVPEVDQSEIYGGQGEGGYDSSKLQLDYYGLFRDRQYSGVDYIAAANQFSVGATSRFYDDTYKERMNISFGQILYLNGSGTEENNDNKNSSAWAIESDFNYDDYLFYHGGIQYDSNVSELQVANSTLEYRFSKGYIQANYRYVSKNYIKSNVNFEDDLSLITQHGIYQAGLLSEYNLGRNWALKGQYFHDTKEDQMIEALVGVTYLSDCWSFGLTYSDQLIAPSNDPALPIGSYEPKYESNLMLSIAIRGLGNNTGITSGSANNALDYGRPFYLNN, from the coding sequence ATGTCTTTTACTTCTCGTAGCCTACTTGCCTCATTTACTGGATGCCTTCTTTACGGCACTCCTGCCATTGCTGATAATGGTAGTGAACCTGTATCTCCAGAAAATGGCATTGTTTTTCCTCTGCAAACTGATGCAGTTAACTCTTGTGAAGTTCCTGATAAAAAATCAAAAGAGGAAGAAGATCAACAACCTGTATTAATTCAAGCAGACAGTGTTGAAGCGAGCAACAATTCAAAAGCCGTTTATAAAGGTAATGTTCATATTATTAAAGGCCGACAAGAAATTAAAGCCGATAGCATTACTTTACATCAACAAGAAAACATCGCAATTGCTGAAGGTAATGTTGATTACTCAAGCATGGAGATGAGAACCACCTCAGATAAAGTAACCACTAACTTATCGACTGAAGATACGACCATGGTAAATACGGCATATAAAATGTCGTGCCAACCAATTCGTGGGCAAGCTGGACGCGTATTAAAGACAGGTCAAGAAATCTATCAATTAGAAGACGCCTCTTTTACAACCTGTCCTGCTGACGATAATAGTTGGCGCTTTAAAGCCAGTGATATTGAATTAGACCAATCAGACGAATGGGCAACATTCTATAATGCTCGTTTTGAAGTACTTGATGTACCTATCTTCTACTTACCTTATGTTACGGTACCGGTTGGCGATACTCGTAAAACCGGTGTATTGATCCCTAGCATTGGTCTTGATAGTAAAAATGGTTTTGAACTTTCGGTTCCTATTTACTGGAATATTGCACCAAATTACGATGCAACCACGACCATTAACTATATGGAAAGACGTGGTACTCAATTGGAAGCTGAATTCCGATACTTAACAGAGTTAGGTAAAGGCACTGTTGATGTTGAATACTTAAATGAAGATGCCAAATTCAAAGACAAAGGCTCTCGTTGGGGTGTTAGTTGGGATCATTCAGGTATTTATCAACAACACTGGAAATTTGATGTTGAGTATTCAAAAGTAAGTGATATTGATTACTTCCAAGACCTCAACTCAAGTATTGGTACTCGTGATGAAGGTCAGCTACAACAGTCTGGTGAAGTTTCTTATCGTAGCCAAGATTGGGATATGACCATGCGTGTTCGTGACTTCCAAGTATTAGTTGATGATAGCTTCCCATATCGCTTAATGCCACAAGTTGAATTTAACTATTATGCACCGCAGTTTTATAAAGAACTCGATTTTACACTACATAGCCATGCAAGTAAGTTTACAACTGAAGACCCAAGTAAACCATCAGCCACACGAGTCCATTTAGAACCGAAACTGAGTTTACCTTTAAGCTCAACGTGGTGGTCATTAACCCCTGAAGCTAGCTTACTTTATACTTACTATTCTCAAGAATTTGATGATAAATATGCGGCCTTATCTGATTTAGCAGAACAAACTGAAAGAACCATTCCTGAGGTTCGTATCAATGGTGCAATTTACCTAGATAGTACCCATAAATTCTTAGGTGAGTACTTACAAACCTTAGAGCCAAAAGTACAGTACCTCTACGTACCAGAAGTAGATCAAAGTGAAATCTACGGTGGTCAGGGCGAAGGCGGTTATGACAGCAGTAAATTGCAGTTGGATTACTATGGCTTATTTAGAGACCGTCAATATAGTGGTGTGGATTATATTGCTGCAGCAAACCAATTTAGTGTTGGTGCGACCTCTCGCTTCTATGATGATACATATAAAGAAAGAATGAACATTTCTTTTGGGCAAATATTGTACTTAAATGGTTCAGGTACAGAGGAAAATAATGATAATAAAAACTCATCTGCATGGGCAATAGAGAGTGACTTTAACTATGATGATTACCTCTTTTATCATGGTGGTATTCAATACGACTCAAATGTAAGTGAACTTCAAGTCGCTAACAGCACACTAGAATATCGTTTTTCAAAGGGTTATATCCAAGCAAACTATCGCTATGTGAGCAAAAACTACATTAAAAGTAACGTAAACTTTGAAGATGACCTGAGTCTCATTACACAGCATGGTATCTATCAAGCAGGTCTTTTAAGCGAATATAATCTGGGAAGAAATTGGGCCCTTAAAGGTCAATATTTCCACGATACAAAAGAAGACCAAATGATTGAAGCGTTAGTAGGTGTCACTTATCTTAGTGATTGTTGGTCATTCGGATTGACTTACAGTGACCAATTAATCGCTCCAAGTAATGATCCTGCATTACCTATTGGTTCTTATGAGCCCAAATATGAAAGTAACTTAATGCTTTCTATTGCTATTCGTGGCTTAGGTAACAATACGGGAATTACATCTGGCTCTGCGAATAACGCCTTAGACTACGGTCGCCCGTTCTACCTAAATAATTAA
- the djlA gene encoding co-chaperone DjlA yields the protein MQIFGKILGGFFGFLFGGFFGAALGIFIGHQFDKAKRMANSGFTFQTGGASQTQRQAEFFHAAYAVMGHVAKAKGQVTREEIQLASMMMDRMNLSDEQKREAQEAFREGKESDFPLRETLRNIRSITGGRYDLLQFFLELQIAAAIADGDIHPSERDVLHIVAEELGFSAEQLEKRLRMQEAAFRFQQGGGFSGHQSGGSHQQGQWQQASSASQLKDAYNLLGISEDADPKTIKRAHRKLMNEHHPDKLVAKGLPPEMMNMAKEKAQEIQAAYDLIKKEKGIK from the coding sequence ATGCAAATATTCGGCAAAATATTAGGCGGTTTTTTTGGTTTCCTATTTGGCGGCTTTTTTGGGGCTGCATTAGGAATCTTTATTGGCCATCAGTTTGATAAAGCTAAACGTATGGCTAATAGTGGATTTACTTTCCAAACTGGCGGAGCATCTCAAACTCAGAGACAAGCTGAGTTCTTTCATGCAGCGTATGCTGTTATGGGGCATGTAGCGAAAGCTAAAGGTCAAGTAACACGTGAAGAGATTCAATTAGCATCAATGATGATGGATCGAATGAATCTTTCTGATGAACAAAAACGAGAAGCACAAGAAGCTTTCCGTGAAGGTAAAGAAAGCGATTTTCCACTACGTGAAACACTAAGAAATATTCGCTCAATTACTGGTGGCCGTTACGATTTATTGCAGTTCTTTTTAGAATTACAAATTGCAGCGGCGATTGCTGATGGCGATATTCATCCTAGTGAGCGTGATGTATTGCATATCGTGGCTGAAGAGCTTGGATTTAGTGCAGAACAACTTGAAAAACGTTTGAGAATGCAAGAAGCGGCATTTCGTTTCCAACAAGGTGGTGGATTCTCTGGGCACCAAAGTGGTGGCTCACATCAACAAGGGCAATGGCAACAAGCAAGTTCTGCGAGTCAGTTAAAAGATGCATATAATTTACTTGGTATTAGTGAAGATGCTGATCCCAAAACAATTAAGCGTGCTCACCGTAAATTAATGAATGAGCATCACCCTGATAAGCTGGTTGCAAAAGGTTTACCACCAGAAATGATGAATATGGCCAAAGAGAAAGCACAAGAAATTCAAGCGGCTTACGATTTAATTAAGAAAGAAAAGGGCATTAAATAG